In the Setaria italica strain Yugu1 chromosome VI, Setaria_italica_v2.0, whole genome shotgun sequence genome, one interval contains:
- the LOC101774645 gene encoding ethylene-responsive transcription factor ERF018 encodes MDDGAGGASRSDGEGSPRPAAERRYKGVRLRKWGRWVSEIRMPNSRERIWLGSYESAEKAARAFDAAAVCLRGSRAGSLNFPESPPNVRHVPGALLTPEQIQAEAVRHANQPASPLASSPSQQATTPGGRASTDRTALSQPSTYGSGASLAGGDDALDWSFMDTLPSMPAAGTNAHHIVPALDDFMYGSPHPVMPPSGEPSQDMMIDGDDDHTFISDDLWRF; translated from the coding sequence ATGGATGATGGCGCCGGTGGAGCAAGCCGCAGCGACGGCGAGGGCTCGCCGCGGCCAGCGGCGGAGCGGCGCTACAAGGGCGTGCGCCTGCGGAAATGGGGCCGGTGGGTGTCGGAGATCCGGATGCCCAACAGCCGCGAGAGGATCTGGCTGGGCTCCTACGAGTCCGCCGAGAAGGCGGCGCGCGccttcgacgccgccgccgtttgCCTCCGGGGCTCCCGCGCCGGGTCGCTCAACTTCCCGGAGTCCCCACCCAACGTCCGGCACGTCCCCGGCGCGCTGCTGACGCCTGAGCAGATCCAGGCCGAAGCAGTCAGGCACGCCAACCAGCCGGCGAGCCCGCtcgcgtcgtcgccgtcgcagcAAGCTACCACCCCGGGGGGACGAGCAAGCACTGACAGGACGGCCTTGTCACAGCCATCCACTTACGGTAGTGGAGCTTCCCTCGCCGGCGGTGACGACGCGCTTGATTGGTCTTTCATGGATACATTGCCGTCaatgccggcggcggggactAATGCTCATCATATTGTTCCGGCCTTGGATGATTTCATGTACGGTTCCCCGCACCCAGTGATGCCGCCGAGTGGAGAGCCGTCACAGGATATGATGATCGACGGCGATGATGATCATACATTCATCTCAGATGATCTTTGGAGATTCTGA
- the LOC101775041 gene encoding serine/threonine-protein phosphatase PP1, with the protein MDGAAVEELIRRLLEGKKHGKAAGKTKVQLTEAEIRHLCAAAKETFLSQPNLLELEAPINVCGDIHGQFSDLLRLFEYGGLPPAANYLFLGDYVDRGKQSIETICLLLAYKVRYPDNFFLLRGNHECASINRIYGFYDECKRRFSVRLWKLFTDCFNCLPVAAVIDDKILCMHGGLSPDLDSLARIREIQRPVDVPDQGLLCDLLWSDPDRDNSGWGDNDRGVSFTFGADKVAEFLNKHDLDLICRAHQVVEDGYEFFADRQLVTIFSAPNYCGEFNNAGALMNVDASLLCSFQILKPYRGKAQTE; encoded by the exons ATGGACGGGGCCGCGGTGGAGGAGCTGATACGGCGGCTGCTGGAGGGGAAGAAGCACGGCAAGGCGGCGGGGAAGACGAAGGTCCAGCTGACGGAGGCCGAGATCCGGcacctctgcgccgccgccaaggaGACCTTCCTCTCCCAGCCCAACCTCCTGGAGCTCGAGGCCCCCATCAACGTCTGCGGCGACATCCACGGGCAGTTCTCGGACCTCCTCCGGCTGTTCGAGTACGGCGGGCTCCCGCCGGCGGCGAACTACCTGTTCCTCGGCGACTACGTGGACCGGGGCAAGCAGAGCATCGAGACCATCTGCCTGCTGCTGGCGTACAAGGTCCGGTACCCGGAcaacttcttcctcctccgtggcAACCACGAGTGCGCCTCCATCAACCGCATCTACGGCTTCTACGACGAGTGCAAGCGCCGCTTCAGCGTCCGCCTATGGAAGCTCTTCACCGACTGCTTCAACtgcctccccgtcgccgccgtcatcgACGACAAGATCCTCTGCATGCACGGCGGGCTGTCGCCGGACCTCGACAGCCTCGCCCGGATCAGGGAGATCCAGCGCCCCGTCGACGTCCCCGAccagggcctcctctgcgaccTCCTCTGGTCCGACCCCGACCGCGACAACTCGGGGTGGGGTGACAACGACCGCGGCGTCTCCTTCACCTTCGGCGCCGACAAGGTCGCCGAGTTCCTCAACAAGCACGACCTCGACCTCATCTGCCGCGCGCACCAG GTCGTGGAGGACGGGTACGAGTTCTTCGCCGACCGGCAGCTCGTCACCATCTTCTCGGCGCCCAACTACTGCGGCGAGTTCAACAACGCCGGCGCGCTCATGAACGTCGACGCCAGCCTGCTCTGCTCCTTCCAGATCCTCAAGCCGTACAGGGGCAAGGCGCAAACGGAGTGA
- the LOC101775446 gene encoding exocyst complex component EXO70B1, with the protein MDGSAAELEAAERVVMRWDSASAGAGADEPMLFDGAGDRAEADRFLRAVDDLRRLAPPSPAAVGSPRRLSSSSVSSAAAGSGAVQVAMARLEDEFRHVLSSRALDLEIEALADLSSLSINSDRSNSASSADLPAADEDDSVSASIGRRSSAYRSLRSIREIDLLPDDAVADLRAIASRMAAAGYGRECAQVYASVRKPAVDASLRRLGVERLSIGDVQRLEWDALEAKIRRWIRAARAAVRGVFASERRLCFHIFHDLPISSSTISAAAAPATHDTPFAEAVKGAALQLFGFAEAISIGRRSPEKLFKIIDLHDALSDLLPDVSDIFAASKAAESIYVQAVEIRSRLADAVRGILSEFENAVLRDPPKTAVPGGTIHPLTRYVMNYSSLICDYKVTLSELIVSRPSASARLAAEGNELVPSLADLELPELENQLPLASHIVWIIVVLEHNLEGKAALYKDLALSHLFMMNNVHYIVHKVKDSPDLWGMIGDDYLKRLTGKFTMAATNYQRTSWLKILNCLRDEGLHVSGGFSSGISKSALRERFKSFNAAFEDAHRVQSGWCVPDNQLREELRISIAEKLLPAYRSFLGRFRHHIENGKHPELYIKYSVEDLEIAVGDFFEGVPPSPHNRRRSHG; encoded by the coding sequence ATGGACGGATCGGCCGCGgagctggaggcggcggagcgggtGGTGATGCGGTGGGACTCGGCctcggcgggcgccggcgccgacgagccgaTGCTGTTCGACGGCGCCGGGGACCGGGCCGAGGCGGACCGCTTCCTCCGCGCCGTCGACGACCTGCGCCgcctcgcgccgccgtcgcccgcggcCGTCGGGAGCCCGCGCCGCCTCTCGTCGTCCTcggtctcctccgccgccgccgggagcggCGCCGTGCAAGTCGCCATGGCGCGGCTCGAGGACGAGTTCCGCCACGTGCTCTCGTCCCGCGCACTCGACCTCGAGATCGAGGCGCTCGCCGACCTCAGCTCGCTCTCCATCAACAGCGACCGCTCCAACTCGGCATCCTCCGccgacctccccgccgccgacgaggacgaCTCCGTCTCCGCCTCCATCGGCCGCCGCAGCAGCGCCTACCGCTCGCTACGGAGCATCCGCGAGATCGACCTCCTGCccgacgacgccgtcgccgacctCCGCGCCATCGCGTCCCGAATGGCCGCCGCTGGCTACGGCCGCGAGTGCGCGCAGGTCTACGCCTCCGTCCGCAAGCCCGCCGTCGACGCCTCCCTGCGCCGGCTCGGCGTCGAGCGCCTCAGCATCGGCGACGTCCAGCGCCTCGAGTGGGACGCGCTCGAGGCCAAGATCCGACGCTGgatccgcgccgcccgcgccgccgtccgcggcgTCTTCGCCAGCGAGCGACGCCTCTGCTTCCACATCTTCCACGACCTCCCCATCTCCAGCAgcaccatctccgccgccgccgcgcccgccacTCACGACACCCCCTTCGCCGAGGCCGTCAAGGGCGCCGCGCTGCAGCTGTTCGGCTTCGCCGAGGCCATCAGCAtcggccgccgctcccctgaGAAGCTCTTCAAGATCATAGACCTCCACGACGCGCTCTCGGACCTCCTCCCTGACGTCTCCGATATTTTCGCCGCCTCCAAGGCAGCGGAGTCGATATACGTGCAGGCCGTTGAGATCCGGTCGCGTCTCGCCGACGCCGTGAGAGGGATACTCTCGGAGTTCGAGAACGCCGTGCTCCGCGATCCGCCCAAGACCGCAGTGCCCGGCGGCACCATCCACCCGCTCACCCGGTATGTGATGAACTATAGCAGCCTCATTTGCGACTACAAGGTCACGCTCTCCGAGCTGATCGTGTCACGTCCATCGGCTAGTGCGCGTCTTGCTGCTGAGGGCAATGAGCTCGTGCCGTCCTTGGCGGACCTTGAGCTTCCTGAGCTTGAGAACCAGTTGCCGCTTGCCTCCCACATTGTCTGGATCATTGTTGTTCTTGAACACAACCTGGAGGGCAAGGCGGCACTCTACAAGGATCTGGCTCTTTCACATTTGTTCATGATGAACAATGTACACTACATTGTGCACAAGGTGAAAGATTCGCCAGACCTCTGGGGCATGATTGGTGATGACTACTTGAAACGTCTCACCGGCAAGTTCACAATGGCAGCCACAAACTACCAGCGGACCTCGTGGTTGAAGATCTTGAATTGTTTGCGTGATGAGGGGCTCCATGTAAGTGGTGGATTTTCGTCAGGAATATCCAAATCGGCGCTGAGGGAGCGGTTCAAGTCCTTCAATGCTGCGTTTGAGGACGCGCATAGGGTGCAGTCTGGGTGGTGTGTGCCAGACAACCAGCTAAGGGAAGAGCTAAGGATCTCAATTGCAGAGAAGCTGCTGCCAGCATACCGGTCGTTCCTTGGCAGGTTTCGACATCATATAGAGAATGGGAAGCATCCAGAACTTTACATCAAGTACTCTGTTGAGGACCTTGAGATAGCAGTGGGTGATTTCTTTGAAGGTGTTCCTCCTTCCCCGCATAATAGGAGGAGATCACATGGATGA